From a region of the Paenibacillus sp. FSL R10-2734 genome:
- a CDS encoding PucR family transcriptional regulator ligand-binding domain-containing protein encodes MLTVKDLMKIKAIEGIKIVAGEQGIDKSISIVNIIENPDAFDWLSPNELLLSTGYIFKNNAELQNRMIKELAELNCSGLVVKMKRYFDKLPQNMIDEANKYGLPLLELPFEYTLSNVISIINEKVSGRYDLLNRKTLDIHNLFFKITLEGGGIAKITSMLSETISNPIIIVDKDWRLLHHTEHAKNNSPLEYYLDFSNRQPVFNKAFIDTIPTNLNEMKKSIKRTYHSEGAEIKCRVIPVAASNYIYGYIVIWQTVQELSEFDYIILQQASTIMALELIKAKEISELEIRIKQDSIDDLLSGKISSHEALQTLCYLHGLNPSYTYYSMVINIEMNEADKFEDMIIGKYKMESIAKKCVDIIYDLSHKANGEIKCFYRNNRVIILVGQNEEKPPVSISDTKLYANELLEVLIQRTKETLLIGIGQQYSTISSLHKSFSEANEMIKLMQQKKLQNKVSHFEDYSVYHLLEANIKVVALEEFFRKCLGKVFDHDQLHGTSYMLTLENYFINNLNVTETSKAMFLHRNTLIYRIEKIKEILNLDLKHSEELLRIQLALKIFSILNNTI; translated from the coding sequence TTGCTAACCGTTAAAGACTTAATGAAGATCAAGGCAATAGAGGGAATAAAGATTGTGGCTGGAGAACAAGGAATTGATAAATCCATATCTATCGTTAACATTATTGAGAATCCCGATGCCTTTGACTGGCTTTCACCTAACGAATTACTCTTATCAACAGGCTATATTTTTAAAAATAATGCAGAATTACAAAATCGAATGATTAAGGAGCTTGCAGAGCTTAACTGTTCAGGATTGGTTGTAAAAATGAAGCGGTACTTTGACAAGCTTCCTCAGAACATGATTGATGAAGCCAATAAGTATGGGTTACCCCTTCTAGAACTGCCTTTTGAATATACACTCTCTAACGTGATCTCGATCATTAATGAGAAGGTTTCTGGAAGATATGATTTGCTCAATAGAAAAACTTTAGATATACATAATTTGTTCTTCAAAATTACACTTGAAGGCGGAGGTATTGCCAAAATAACTTCCATGTTATCCGAAACGATTAGTAACCCAATTATTATCGTAGACAAGGACTGGCGGCTATTACATCACACAGAACATGCGAAGAACAACAGTCCTCTCGAGTATTATCTTGATTTTTCAAATCGACAGCCTGTTTTTAATAAAGCGTTCATCGATACGATTCCTACCAATCTAAATGAAATGAAGAAATCTATTAAGAGGACCTATCATTCAGAGGGTGCAGAAATAAAATGTCGAGTGATTCCTGTCGCTGCTTCTAACTATATTTATGGCTACATTGTGATTTGGCAGACAGTGCAAGAGCTATCTGAATTTGATTACATTATTTTGCAGCAAGCCTCCACCATCATGGCACTCGAGCTGATCAAAGCTAAGGAAATTAGCGAACTTGAAATACGAATTAAGCAGGACTCCATTGATGATTTACTTTCGGGGAAAATATCGTCCCATGAAGCACTGCAAACCTTATGTTATTTACATGGATTAAATCCGAGCTATACGTATTACAGTATGGTGATAAACATTGAAATGAACGAAGCGGATAAGTTTGAAGATATGATCATTGGAAAGTACAAAATGGAGTCCATTGCAAAAAAATGTGTGGATATCATTTATGACTTGTCGCATAAAGCGAATGGAGAAATTAAATGCTTTTACAGAAATAATAGGGTCATCATTCTAGTGGGACAAAATGAAGAAAAACCTCCTGTTTCAATTAGTGATACCAAGCTATACGCAAATGAACTACTCGAGGTACTTATTCAAAGGACGAAGGAAACACTCTTAATAGGCATTGGTCAGCAATACAGTACAATCAGCTCGCTGCATAAAAGCTTTTCTGAGGCGAACGAAATGATTAAATTGATGCAACAAAAAAAACTTCAAAACAAGGTCTCACATTTCGAAGATTATTCGGTTTACCATCTGTTGGAAGCAAATATTAAGGTCGTTGCCTTAGAAGAATTTTTCCGAAAGTGTCTAGGTAAAGTGTTTGATCATGATCAATTGCATGGTACAAGTTATATGTTAACTTTAGAAAATTACTTTATTAATAATCTGAATGTCACCGAAACTTCAAAGGCTATGTTTTTACACAGAAACACACTGATCTATCGCATTGAGAAAATAAAGGAAATCCTAAATCTGGACTTAAAGCATTCAGAAGAATTGCTGCGAATTCAATTAGCTTTAAAGATATTTAGTATTTTAAATAACACGATTTAA
- a CDS encoding MFS transporter, with product MHSPQIQDNKRSLYIVVLITGIILVAFNLRPAITSVGPLVGIIQADVGLAHWSAGLLMSIPLISFAVMSSLVPRIAARMSNEKTLLLGLVILLVGICIRSISMTLFIFFGTLLVGVGIAIGNVLLPVVVKEKFPRKFGLMTSVYSTSMGLFASLASGISIPLAHDLKLGWNGALIVWGIPTIIAILVWILLIRLNPAKGNAVKSVSISAKQIWRSPLAWKIALFMGFQSSLFYITMSWLPEILYNYGISRGTAGWLLSFTQIVGVPASFLVPILAGRLRSQVWIAFALGMCSIVGYGGLWMGSSYPTMILSIILIGIALGGNFPLALSYIGIRARNGNQAAELSGMAQSTGYMLAAIGPILIGYLYDMTQVWTIPLITLIVISGVVMTFGMLSGRDKYV from the coding sequence TTGCATTCACCACAGATACAAGACAACAAGAGATCGTTATATATCGTTGTACTCATTACAGGAATTATACTGGTAGCCTTTAATTTACGCCCTGCTATTACATCCGTAGGTCCATTAGTGGGCATTATTCAAGCAGATGTAGGACTTGCACACTGGAGTGCAGGTTTATTAATGAGTATACCTTTGATATCCTTCGCTGTTATGTCGTCTCTCGTTCCTAGAATAGCTGCTCGTATGTCCAATGAGAAGACGCTATTATTAGGTTTGGTTATTCTTTTGGTCGGTATTTGCATTCGATCTATTTCAATGACGCTCTTTATTTTCTTTGGTACGTTATTGGTGGGAGTAGGTATAGCCATCGGGAATGTTCTATTGCCTGTAGTTGTGAAGGAGAAATTCCCACGAAAATTCGGTCTAATGACAAGTGTATATTCCACTTCTATGGGATTGTTCGCATCGTTAGCATCAGGTATTAGTATTCCTTTAGCCCATGATCTGAAGCTTGGGTGGAACGGAGCCTTAATTGTATGGGGAATTCCGACAATCATAGCGATCTTGGTATGGATCCTTCTAATTCGATTAAATCCAGCCAAAGGTAATGCAGTAAAGAGCGTAAGCATCAGTGCTAAGCAAATCTGGCGTTCACCACTCGCTTGGAAAATAGCTTTATTCATGGGATTTCAGTCTTCATTATTTTATATAACGATGTCTTGGTTACCTGAAATCTTATATAACTATGGCATAAGTAGGGGGACAGCAGGTTGGTTGCTATCCTTCACACAAATTGTTGGCGTACCCGCTAGTTTTCTTGTTCCTATTCTTGCAGGACGACTACGCTCTCAAGTGTGGATTGCATTCGCATTAGGTATGTGCTCCATTGTTGGTTATGGGGGACTATGGATGGGCTCATCTTACCCAACAATGATCCTAAGTATTATCTTGATTGGTATCGCTTTGGGAGGAAATTTCCCACTGGCCTTAAGTTATATCGGAATTCGTGCCCGAAATGGAAATCAAGCTGCAGAATTATCTGGAATGGCTCAATCAACGGGATACATGCTTGCAGCAATTGGACCTATATTGATCGGGTATTTATACGATATGACCCAAGTGTGGACGATTCCACTGATCACACTGATCGTTATTTCAGGAGTCGTGATGACGTTTGGAATGTTGTCTGGTCGAGATAAGTATGTATAA
- the gnpA gene encoding 1,3-beta-galactosyl-N-acetylhexosamine phosphorylase: MNKGRVTIPTDLDVIPETIEVMKRWGADAVRDCDGTDFPAELRDIDAKVYSTYYTTRKENGWAKANPDEIQQMYLMTPFYTAEGTSLTIPLMKGLYPDMLKVNSHDDIKRWWEVIDRTTGEVISTEQWNYNEETGSVIIHASPFHDYTVSFLAYIMWDPVHMYNAVTNGWDNVEPQITFDVRQPKSREFTMQRLRQFIEDHPYVNVIRFTTFFHQFTLIFDELAREKYVDWYGYSASVSPYILKQFEQEMGYPFRAEYIIDQGYYNNNYRIPTKEFQDFQAFQRREVAVLAKELVDITHEYGKIAMMFLGDHWIGTEPFMEEFSTIGVDAVVGSVGNGSTLRLISDIPGVNYTEGRFLPYFFPDTFYEGGDPVREAKINWVTARRAILRKPIDRIGYGGYLKLALDFPDFMSYIESVCDEFRTLYDNVQGTTPYSVKTVAVLNCWGKMRAWGNHMVHHALYQKQNYSYAGIIETLSGAPFDVKFISFEDIKKDPSILKGIDVILNVGDGDTAYTGGDWWLDTDIVTAVKQFVHEGGGFIGVGEPAAHQANGRYFQLASLLGVEQEKGFTLGYDKYNWEEQDHFITADYGVDDEGNKIIDFGEGKKNIFALEGTTVLRQVDKEVQLAVNDFGSGRSVYISGLPYSFENSRLLYRAILWSTHSDHELNRWFSENYNVEVHAYVKNGKYCVVNNTYEPQETVVYRGDGSSFSLKLEANEIKWYEI; this comes from the coding sequence ATGAACAAAGGACGGGTCACGATTCCAACAGATCTGGATGTTATTCCTGAAACAATAGAAGTCATGAAGCGTTGGGGCGCGGATGCTGTACGTGATTGCGATGGTACTGATTTCCCAGCAGAATTGCGGGATATCGATGCTAAGGTGTATTCCACTTACTATACCACTCGTAAAGAAAATGGATGGGCAAAAGCAAATCCGGATGAAATCCAGCAGATGTATCTTATGACGCCTTTTTATACTGCTGAAGGTACTAGTCTCACGATCCCTTTAATGAAGGGACTTTATCCAGATATGCTGAAAGTAAACAGTCATGATGATATCAAGCGGTGGTGGGAAGTCATCGATCGTACCACAGGAGAAGTCATATCGACTGAGCAATGGAACTATAACGAAGAAACAGGCAGTGTCATTATTCATGCAAGCCCCTTCCATGATTATACGGTTAGTTTTCTAGCCTATATTATGTGGGATCCCGTTCATATGTACAATGCAGTCACGAATGGTTGGGACAACGTTGAGCCTCAGATCACCTTTGATGTTCGCCAACCGAAGTCCCGTGAGTTCACGATGCAACGACTACGTCAATTTATTGAAGATCATCCATATGTCAATGTCATTCGATTTACGACCTTCTTCCATCAGTTCACGCTCATCTTCGATGAGCTTGCACGCGAGAAATATGTGGATTGGTATGGTTATTCAGCATCCGTTAGTCCGTATATTCTTAAACAATTTGAACAAGAGATGGGCTATCCGTTTAGAGCTGAGTACATCATAGATCAGGGCTACTATAATAATAACTACCGCATTCCGACCAAGGAGTTCCAAGACTTTCAGGCCTTTCAACGGCGTGAGGTTGCTGTGCTTGCTAAGGAATTAGTCGATATTACGCATGAATATGGAAAGATAGCCATGATGTTTCTTGGTGATCACTGGATTGGTACCGAGCCATTTATGGAAGAATTCTCAACGATTGGGGTAGATGCGGTCGTCGGTAGTGTAGGCAATGGATCCACCCTTCGGCTGATCAGTGATATACCTGGCGTGAATTATACAGAGGGACGTTTTCTACCGTATTTCTTTCCAGATACATTCTATGAGGGTGGAGACCCTGTACGTGAAGCTAAAATAAACTGGGTCACTGCAAGACGGGCGATTCTTCGCAAGCCGATTGACCGAATTGGTTATGGCGGATATTTGAAGCTAGCACTGGATTTCCCGGATTTCATGAGCTATATCGAGAGTGTGTGTGATGAATTCCGTACTTTGTATGATAATGTACAAGGAACAACACCTTACAGTGTCAAAACCGTTGCGGTACTCAACTGCTGGGGGAAAATGCGTGCATGGGGTAATCATATGGTTCATCATGCTCTCTATCAAAAACAAAATTATAGCTATGCAGGGATCATAGAGACGTTATCTGGTGCACCCTTTGATGTCAAATTCATCAGTTTTGAAGATATTAAGAAGGACCCCTCCATCCTCAAAGGAATTGATGTCATTTTGAATGTTGGGGATGGCGATACGGCTTATACAGGTGGAGATTGGTGGCTGGATACAGATATTGTAACAGCAGTGAAGCAATTTGTTCACGAGGGCGGCGGATTCATTGGAGTGGGCGAACCCGCAGCTCATCAAGCGAACGGAAGGTACTTCCAGCTTGCAAGTCTCCTTGGAGTAGAGCAAGAAAAAGGGTTCACTCTCGGTTACGATAAATATAACTGGGAAGAGCAGGACCATTTCATTACGGCGGACTACGGTGTAGACGATGAAGGAAATAAGATCATTGATTTCGGTGAAGGCAAAAAGAATATATTCGCACTCGAGGGCACCACTGTCCTCCGTCAGGTTGATAAAGAAGTTCAACTCGCTGTGAATGATTTCGGTAGTGGACGATCTGTCTACATCAGTGGATTACCTTATAGTTTTGAGAACAGTCGCTTACTTTACCGTGCGATCCTCTGGAGTACTCACAGTGACCACGAGCTAAACCGCTGGTTCAGTGAAAACTATAATGTTGAGGTTCACGCCTATGTTAAGAATGGTAAATATTGCGTCGTAAACAACACTTATGAGCCGCAGGAAACGGTCGTTTATCGTGGTGATGGTTCTAGCTTCTCACTCAAGCTAGAAGCGAATGAGATTAAGTGGTACGAAATCTAA
- a CDS encoding carbohydrate ABC transporter permease: MKNNKLIHHGASDKFYKGFIYVVLILLAIIIIVPVAWAFMASIKQDVEFYANPWALPKGIYLQNFADAWQKAKMGSYMFNSVIVTVIAISLLLVIALPAAYVLARYKFKGSVILNLMFMAGLFINVNYIVVPIFLMLNNGDKVARNLFGQPILLNNLFILALVYAAMALPFTIYLLAGYFKSLPREFEEAASVDGASYFRTMVQIIMPMAKPSIVTVILFNFLSFWNEYIISMTLLTKPGLRTLPVGLMNLMAAQKSAVEYGQMYAGLVLVMLPTLILYILVQKKLTQGMTMGGLKG; the protein is encoded by the coding sequence TTGAAGAATAATAAACTCATACATCATGGGGCCAGTGATAAGTTCTATAAGGGCTTTATCTATGTAGTGCTGATCCTACTAGCCATTATCATTATCGTCCCTGTAGCTTGGGCGTTCATGGCCTCCATCAAACAGGATGTTGAATTCTATGCTAATCCTTGGGCTCTTCCAAAAGGGATTTATCTACAGAACTTCGCGGATGCTTGGCAGAAAGCTAAAATGGGCAGTTATATGTTCAACTCCGTAATCGTAACTGTCATTGCGATTTCTCTTCTACTGGTCATTGCATTACCAGCTGCTTATGTGCTAGCACGGTATAAATTCAAGGGAAGCGTCATCTTGAATTTGATGTTTATGGCAGGATTATTTATCAATGTGAACTATATTGTTGTTCCGATCTTTCTCATGCTCAATAACGGCGATAAGGTTGCTCGCAATTTATTTGGACAGCCGATTCTCTTGAATAATTTGTTTATTCTAGCACTTGTCTATGCTGCAATGGCACTTCCGTTCACTATTTATCTACTGGCGGGCTACTTTAAATCATTACCTAGGGAATTTGAAGAAGCAGCTTCTGTAGATGGCGCAAGCTATTTCCGAACGATGGTACAGATTATTATGCCAATGGCTAAACCTAGCATTGTCACGGTTATCTTGTTTAATTTCCTCTCCTTCTGGAACGAATATATCATTTCGATGACTTTATTAACGAAGCCAGGACTTCGAACATTACCAGTCGGTTTAATGAATCTGATGGCTGCTCAGAAATCAGCCGTCGAATATGGACAAATGTATGCAGGTTTAGTACTAGTCATGCTGCCAACCCTTATTCTTTATATTTTAGTACAAAAGAAGCTTACCCAAGGCATGACCATGGGCGGGCTGAAAGGTTAA
- a CDS encoding sugar ABC transporter permease translates to MEIKKGQGRFIFFCLAPAVILFIVFLIIPTINVFRMSTYKWGGYTDDKTFVGLQNFEKLFHSDKFYQAFQNSLLLIILVTIITFAFALVFASVLSRENLKGQNLLRVIFYIPNILSVVVISAIFSAIYDPNSGLLNAILNLFRGAASDPTLWLGDQKIVIFSLAGAMIWQAIGYYMVMYMASMANIPESLYESADLEGAGRMHQFFTITIPLIWTNIRTTLTFFVISTINMSFLFVVAMTGGGPDGSTEVFLSYMYKEAYTNSSYGYGMAIGVIVFLFSFALAAILNAVTSREHLEY, encoded by the coding sequence ATGGAAATCAAGAAAGGACAAGGGCGTTTTATTTTCTTCTGTCTTGCTCCCGCCGTAATCCTATTCATTGTTTTTCTAATCATACCTACAATCAACGTATTCCGTATGTCCACATACAAATGGGGCGGATACACTGATGACAAAACCTTTGTAGGGCTGCAAAATTTCGAGAAACTTTTTCATAGTGATAAATTCTATCAAGCGTTTCAGAACAGTCTTCTACTGATCATTTTAGTTACGATTATTACCTTTGCTTTTGCACTAGTGTTCGCGTCTGTGCTTTCTCGTGAGAATCTGAAAGGACAAAATTTGTTGCGAGTGATCTTCTACATACCGAACATCTTATCTGTTGTAGTTATCAGTGCGATTTTCTCAGCAATTTATGATCCGAATAGCGGACTGCTAAATGCAATCTTGAATTTATTCCGTGGTGCAGCATCGGACCCAACGCTTTGGTTGGGTGATCAGAAAATCGTTATTTTCTCACTCGCAGGTGCTATGATCTGGCAGGCTATCGGTTATTACATGGTTATGTATATGGCGAGTATGGCAAATATCCCTGAAAGCTTATATGAATCCGCTGACCTCGAGGGTGCGGGCAGGATGCATCAATTTTTCACCATTACCATTCCGTTAATCTGGACGAATATCCGTACCACACTTACCTTTTTTGTCATCAGCACGATCAATATGAGTTTCCTGTTCGTTGTGGCGATGACTGGAGGCGGTCCTGACGGTTCCACTGAGGTGTTCTTGAGCTATATGTACAAAGAGGCTTATACCAACTCCTCGTATGGTTACGGTATGGCGATCGGTGTCATCGTGTTCCTGTTCTCGTTCGCACTAGCTGCTATCCTGAACGCAGTCACGAGCCGTGAACATTTGGAATATTAA
- a CDS encoding carbohydrate ABC transporter substrate-binding protein, with protein MRKVLSLALTAALSLSLAACGGNSESNSSSTSTDATNTSKNSNSTAETRTLKLAALETAYGSDVWKEVIAGFEKANPGVKVESTIDKSLEDVIGPGMKSGDFPDVIHLAVGQPKGLTETFIKDNNLTDLTDVLSMTVPGESVTVKDKLIPGFTDTTITNPYGDGKTFLMPMFYSPTGLFYNAGLLEEKGWTVPTTWDEMWALGDKAKADGIALFAYPTTGYFDSFFYALLNEVGGPEFFTKATNYTEGIWQSPEATQAFDIINKLATYTEKTVPANGNKDNFTKNQQLILDNKAIFMPNGTWVVGEMGKAPRAEGFKWGFTALPAVKTGGDRFSYTFFEQIWVPAKAKNADLAKQFIAYLYSDEAAGIFAKVGAVQPIKDMASKLDGDNKLFYSIYDGGAKAAMGAFATTDPVEGVSISDTVFGTVDSLVTKAKTQAQWVEAITKASDQLRGALK; from the coding sequence ATGAGAAAAGTTCTTAGCCTTGCACTTACAGCTGCACTGTCTCTAAGTCTTGCGGCTTGTGGTGGTAATTCTGAAAGTAATTCTAGTTCCACATCTACAGATGCCACCAACACATCGAAGAATTCTAATTCGACTGCCGAAACTCGTACTCTTAAGCTAGCCGCTTTAGAAACCGCTTACGGATCTGATGTATGGAAAGAGGTTATTGCTGGATTTGAAAAAGCTAACCCTGGTGTGAAAGTTGAATCAACGATCGACAAAAGCCTTGAAGATGTTATCGGACCTGGTATGAAATCAGGAGATTTTCCTGACGTCATCCATCTTGCCGTAGGTCAGCCTAAAGGTTTGACAGAAACCTTCATTAAAGACAATAACCTCACGGATCTTACAGACGTGCTTTCAATGACTGTTCCGGGTGAGAGTGTTACCGTAAAGGACAAGCTTATTCCTGGGTTTACGGATACAACCATTACGAACCCTTATGGTGATGGAAAGACCTTTCTGATGCCAATGTTCTATAGCCCAACGGGTCTATTCTACAATGCTGGCTTACTTGAGGAAAAAGGCTGGACCGTCCCTACCACTTGGGATGAAATGTGGGCATTAGGTGATAAAGCTAAAGCAGATGGAATCGCATTGTTTGCCTATCCAACTACCGGTTACTTCGATTCTTTCTTTTATGCTTTACTTAACGAAGTTGGTGGTCCTGAGTTCTTCACGAAAGCGACGAATTACACTGAAGGCATATGGCAATCACCAGAAGCAACACAAGCATTCGACATTATTAATAAGTTAGCAACCTATACCGAAAAGACAGTTCCGGCGAATGGAAATAAGGATAACTTTACTAAGAATCAACAGCTTATTCTTGATAACAAAGCTATCTTCATGCCAAACGGTACTTGGGTCGTTGGTGAAATGGGTAAAGCCCCTCGTGCAGAAGGATTTAAATGGGGATTCACTGCTCTACCAGCTGTAAAAACTGGTGGTGACAGATTCTCCTACACCTTCTTTGAACAAATCTGGGTTCCTGCGAAGGCTAAAAATGCAGATCTAGCAAAACAATTTATTGCGTATCTTTACTCAGATGAAGCAGCAGGCATTTTTGCTAAAGTAGGTGCAGTTCAACCTATTAAAGACATGGCAAGTAAGCTAGATGGTGATAATAAACTCTTCTATAGCATCTATGACGGTGGTGCAAAGGCAGCTATGGGTGCATTTGCTACTACAGATCCGGTTGAAGGGGTAAGTATTTCAGATACTGTATTTGGTACCGTGGATTCCCTCGTGACTAAGGCAAAGACACAAGCACAGTGGGTTGAAGCTATTACGAAAGCAAGCGATCAATTACGTGGAGCATTAAAATAA
- a CDS encoding AraC family transcriptional regulator: protein MGNVRYWLPGKGRGEIPAKLIYVSSSIYEGDWYSMRHCHNFSELFYVRSGRGNFIVEDEIYPVQQDDLVIVNPNVEHTELSVSSDPLEYVVLGVEGMSFDFGDRSASRNHEIINYRNQRDELFFYFNAMLRETENKDENYEAICQNLLEVVVTILMRNSGHPFSVVATQKANKVCSRIKRYIDSNYSEEISLDYLAEKAHFSKYYLVHTFAKYYGMSPINYLIEVRLRASKELLETTDLSISQVAESTGFSSQSYFSQSFRRSCNLTPSDYRLLAKKQIQ from the coding sequence TTGGGAAATGTACGCTACTGGCTACCTGGAAAAGGACGTGGAGAAATCCCTGCTAAGTTAATCTATGTCAGTTCTTCCATTTATGAAGGTGATTGGTACAGCATGCGTCATTGTCATAATTTTTCCGAGCTTTTTTATGTCCGAAGCGGGCGGGGTAATTTCATTGTAGAGGATGAAATCTATCCAGTGCAGCAGGACGATCTAGTTATCGTAAACCCGAATGTGGAGCATACCGAACTATCGGTTAGTAGTGATCCACTAGAATATGTCGTGCTTGGGGTTGAGGGGATGAGCTTTGATTTTGGGGATCGAAGTGCTAGCCGTAATCATGAGATCATCAATTATCGTAATCAGAGAGATGAGCTATTCTTCTATTTCAACGCCATGCTTCGGGAAACGGAAAATAAAGATGAGAACTATGAGGCCATCTGTCAAAACCTACTTGAGGTTGTAGTCACTATATTAATGCGAAACTCTGGTCATCCATTTTCCGTCGTGGCTACACAAAAAGCTAACAAGGTATGTAGTCGGATCAAACGGTATATTGACTCGAACTATTCAGAGGAGATTTCACTTGACTATCTGGCAGAAAAAGCACATTTCAGCAAGTATTATCTCGTACATACCTTCGCTAAATATTATGGGATGTCACCCATCAATTATTTAATTGAGGTCAGGCTTCGTGCGAGTAAGGAGTTACTAGAAACCACGGATCTTTCCATTTCTCAAGTTGCGGAATCCACTGGTTTTTCTTCTCAAAGCTATTTCTCACAAAGCTTCCGTCGAAGCTGTAACCTAACTCCAAGCGATTACCGGCTTCTGGCCAAGAAACAAATTCAATGA
- a CDS encoding MFS transporter — protein sequence MKTSRQTALIFSFTFMAFILGTTEYIIVGLLSEISSSLGVTLATAGGLVSGFAIAYAIGTPIMMSMFSRIPKRITILVSLVLILLLNLWSATTGTYSMLLVTRIVTAVLSGFVLSVAITVANEAVNPEKRGKAIATILSGFAVANVFGVPIGTFVGQHFNWPAAFVLNGILAGIAIVLNYIYIPRKLPKPVPSSLKDQIELLTNGRIILAFLIPVTAVGAVFVMYTYITPLLEQVMNIPKSSISGVLFVYGIATIVSNWIGGKVATGNAVSKLRFVFLIQAVVYIIFSMTASISILGMIVLMMLAVMSSIVSAPAQLYLIDLAKQFSPRSKDLAASLNPVASNLGIAGGSAIGGMAAEHGGLITLPIAAAILAISACVITLICYKLDQQSQTAVIRREISKVKTTS from the coding sequence ATGAAAACATCACGTCAGACCGCATTAATTTTTTCGTTTACGTTTATGGCTTTTATTCTGGGTACGACGGAGTATATTATTGTGGGGTTACTCTCGGAAATATCCTCGAGCCTCGGAGTTACACTGGCGACAGCAGGGGGCTTAGTATCTGGCTTCGCCATTGCTTACGCCATTGGTACACCAATCATGATGTCCATGTTCAGCCGTATTCCAAAACGAATTACGATTCTTGTATCGCTTGTATTGATTCTGCTGCTAAATTTGTGGAGTGCTACAACTGGAACGTACAGTATGCTGCTAGTGACTAGAATAGTTACTGCTGTGCTAAGTGGTTTTGTTCTTTCTGTAGCCATTACGGTAGCGAATGAAGCGGTTAATCCTGAGAAAAGAGGCAAAGCGATCGCAACGATTTTGAGCGGATTTGCTGTTGCAAATGTATTTGGTGTGCCGATCGGGACTTTTGTAGGGCAGCATTTCAATTGGCCGGCTGCATTTGTTCTTAACGGAATATTAGCGGGTATTGCCATTGTACTAAACTATATTTATATTCCACGGAAACTACCAAAGCCAGTGCCAAGCTCACTTAAGGATCAAATCGAACTGCTCACGAATGGACGCATAATTCTTGCCTTTCTCATTCCGGTTACGGCAGTGGGAGCTGTATTTGTGATGTACACGTACATTACACCATTACTGGAGCAAGTGATGAATATTCCTAAGAGCTCGATTAGTGGCGTATTGTTTGTCTATGGGATTGCTACGATTGTCAGCAACTGGATTGGAGGTAAGGTTGCGACCGGAAATGCGGTAAGTAAGCTTAGATTCGTATTTCTTATACAAGCTGTGGTCTATATCATCTTTAGTATGACTGCATCGATCTCGATTCTAGGAATGATCGTACTAATGATGCTAGCCGTAATGTCGAGTATTGTGAGCGCACCAGCCCAGCTCTATTTGATAGATTTGGCCAAGCAGTTCTCACCAAGATCGAAGGACCTTGCAGCATCTTTGAATCCAGTAGCTTCTAACCTGGGGATTGCAGGCGGATCCGCAATTGGTGGAATGGCTGCGGAGCATGGTGGATTAATCACTCTGCCTATAGCTGCTGCTATCCTCGCGATCTCGGCATGTGTAATCACGTTGATATGCTACAAACTGGATCAGCAAAGTCAGACAGCGGTTATTCGTCGTGAAATATCTAAAGTAAAGACTACTTCCTAA